A genomic stretch from Caldicellulosiruptoraceae bacterium PP1 includes:
- the spoIIIAA gene encoding stage III sporulation protein AA — MLTKFPTDIVTLIRSKIKDLYEINEIRIFLEKPLIVIAKNEYIFYNCIITNYYLDTIMKNLTENSLYTYERELIKGYFSIKGGHRIGVSGKFTETNKKVISFTQINGLNIRIAKDIRNISDKIIPFILKNNNSIKNLLIISPPGCGKTTLLRDLIRNLSNGRNDFGFRGFYIAVIDERSEIAAFGKENIGTDLGIRTYILDGVSKYNGMLMAIRSLSPDILAMDELGEEEDYIAINEASKMGVKVIATVHSSGLDELQKRKTMKQIIDSKTFEVAVVLSKNNGPGTIEKITNLGE, encoded by the coding sequence ATATTAACCAAGTTTCCAACTGATATAGTCACACTTATTAGAAGTAAAATAAAGGATTTATATGAAATTAACGAAATAAGAATTTTTTTAGAAAAGCCATTAATAGTTATAGCAAAAAATGAATATATATTTTATAACTGTATAATTACTAACTATTATCTTGATACTATCATGAAAAATCTTACTGAAAATTCTTTATATACTTATGAGAGAGAGTTGATAAAAGGGTATTTTAGCATAAAAGGTGGTCATAGAATTGGTGTGTCAGGTAAGTTTACTGAAACAAATAAAAAAGTTATCTCTTTTACTCAAATCAATGGGCTAAACATTAGAATTGCAAAAGACATAAGGAATATTTCTGACAAAATAATACCATTTATATTAAAAAATAACAATAGCATTAAGAATCTCTTAATTATATCACCACCAGGTTGTGGAAAAACTACTCTTTTAAGAGATTTAATTAGAAATTTAAGTAACGGTAGAAATGATTTTGGCTTTAGAGGATTTTATATTGCAGTTATAGATGAAAGGTCTGAGATTGCAGCTTTTGGTAAAGAAAATATAGGTACAGATTTAGGAATAAGAACATATATATTAGATGGTGTTTCAAAATATAATGGGATGCTTATGGCAATAAGAAGTTTATCTCCAGATATATTAGCTATGGATGAATTAGGAGAGGAAGAAGATTATATTGCAATAAATGAAGCATCAAAAATGGGAGTTAAAGTTATTGCAACAGTCCATTCAAGTGGACTAGATGAATTGCAAAAAAGGAAAACAATGAAGCAAATAATCGACTCAAAAACTTTTGAAGTAGCTGTTGTATTAAGTAAAAATAATGGCCCTGGAACTATTGAAAAAATAACTAATTTAGGTGAATAA